The following nucleotide sequence is from Cucumis melo cultivar AY chromosome 1, USDA_Cmelo_AY_1.0, whole genome shotgun sequence.
ATCTCTTCAACTTCGACTTCTTTGGCTTCATATTCCTCTTCTTCATCACTGGCTTCGCCATCCCGCAGCTTCTGCCGTAACAACTTCTCTTCTTCGTGCAATCTCTTCCATTCATTTACCCACTTGTCCCACTCATCCTTCAACATTCTTCGTCTCTCACGCTCCTGCTCACTCAATAGCATGGATACGTCCTGATCTTCAGCCTCGTACTTCTTGCTGTACTTCTTCAAATTCTTTGCTatctcttcctctttttctgGACTCAAGAAGGATGGTGGCCTCGGCCGCCATGCAAACTGTTGCAAGCCATTAGAAAATCAGGGCGTTCAAAGATAACTCAAAGGACTTTGTCATGTTCAAGAAACTAATCTAATTTTTGCAAGCATACACATTCATGAATGACCATCAAAGTACCTTCTCTACAGCAAGATTACAAATATACagcccaaataaataataaatcttccAACTGAGTTTACCATAAAGGGTGGTTACTAGCTTAATATTTGTCGATCATTTTCAATAATTGAGAACACACATGAATTGcacattataaatatataagttACCTGAAAGAAATGATCCTTCAAGATTCGATAGAGGAGTTTTCCATTAAAGGACCAAATGTTGAAACCATTTTCCATCTCATGGACTGAAGTTACAGCAGTTGCAACGTACCTGTACCGATGTAAACAAGACCAACTCAGCTGCTGTAACCACAAGGCAAAACACTCCGATGCAATCTAAGAAAAATGTGCAGATAAGGATGACGCCTAAATTACCTTCCAGTAGGATCCCATTCAATATCAGTAGCCATGAAATGCTCTGCTGTAGCCATTGTCTCCAGCTCATCGACATTGTAGAATTCCAACTGTCCATTGAAACCTTTCAGACCAGCAAGAATAATGAACCGTCCTGCAGGTGACCAGAAAAGAGCATTGGCCTGCTTTCCTTTGAGAGTTGTAAGTTTCGACACTCGGCCACTGTTGTTTGTGCTTCGCATAGAGTAAAAGCTAATATCTGGCCTTGGGTTGTCACCATGAATAACTGCAAATCTGTGCCCCTTTGGCTCCCAAGCAAAGGCAATGATCTTGTCATTCTTATTCTCAAGCTCCAACACTTCAATGGGAATATCCCGCTCTTTTATACGGAAAAGCTCAAACCCTGTGTATGTGCTTTTCTTTGTCTTTGTATATCTATCAACCTTGACGGCAAGATAATCCCCATTGCTTTGCCAGTACATTTTGCAATCGCTAACACTGAAAAGATTTTTCTGTCTCAACTCCTCCTTG
It contains:
- the LOC103500082 gene encoding eukaryotic translation initiation factor 3 subunit B-like isoform X2, with product MFEDFDRFMKVPDEWAPPEVSPYTPGENLQQWLTDEKARDQFVIRAGSDTEVFWNDARHLKPEPVYKRTFWTESFVQWSSLGTYLATIHRQGAAVWGGAGTFNRLMRFAHQQVKLIDFSPGEKYLVTYSSHEPSNPRDANRIVINIFDVRTGKVMRDFKGSPDDFAIGGTGGVAGVSWPVFRWGGGKDDKYFARIGKNVISVYETETFSLIDKKSLKVENVMDFCWSPTDPIIALFVPELGGGNQPARVSLVQIPSKEELRQKNLFSVSDCKMYWQSNGDYLAVKVDRYTKTKKSTYTGFELFRIKERDIPIEVLELENKNDKIIAFAWEPKGHRFAVIHGDNPRPDISFYSMRSTNNSGRVSKLTTLKGKQANALFWSPAGRFIILAGLKGFNGQLEFYNVDELETMATAEHFMATDIEWDPTGRYVATAVTSVHEMENGFNIWSFNGKLLYRILKDHFFQFAWRPRPPSFLSPEKEEEIAKNLKKYSKKYEAEDQDVSMLLSEQERERRRMLKDEWDKWVNEWKRLHEEEKLLRQKLRDGEASDEEEEYEAKEVEVEEILDVSEEVLSFDFGQ